The nucleotide window NNNNNNNNNNNNNNNNNNNNNNNNNNNNNNNNNNNNNNNNNNNNNNNNNNNNNNNNNNNNNNNNNNNNNNNNNNNNNNNNNNNNNNNNNNNNNNNNNNNNNNNNNNNNNNNNNNNNNNNNNNNNNNNNNNNNNNNNNNNNNNNNNNNNNNNNNNNNNNNNNNNNNNNNNNNNNNNNNNNNNNNNNNNNNNNNNNNNNNNNNNNNNNNNNNNNNNNNNNNNNNNNNNNNNNNNNNNNNNNNNNNNNNNNNNNNNNNNNNNNNNNNNNNNNNNNNNNNNNNNNNNNNNNNNNNNNNNNNNNNNNNNNNNNNNNNNNNNNNNNNNNNNNNNNNNNNNNNNNNNNNNNNNNNNNNNNNNNNNNNNNNNNNNNNNNNNNNNNNNNNNNNNNNNNNNNNNNNNNNNNNNNNNNNNNNNNNNNNNNNNNNNNNNNNNNNNNNNNNNNNNNNNNNNNNNNNNNNNNNNNNNNNNNNNNNNNNNNNNNNNNNNNNNNNNNNNNNNNNNNNNNNNNNNNNNNNNNNNNNNNNNNNNNNNNNNNNNNNNNNNNNNNNNNNNNNNNNNNNNNNNNNNNNNNNNNNNNNNNNNNNNNNNNNNNNNNNNNNNNNNNNNNNNNNNNNNNNNNNNNNNNNNNNNNNNNNNNNNNNNNNNNNNNNNNNNNNNNNNNNNNNNNNNNNNNNNNNNNNNNNNNNNNNNNNNNNNNNNNNNNNNNNNNNNNNNNNNNNNNNNNNNNNNNNNNNNNNNNNNNNNNNNNNNNNNNNNNNNNNNNNNNNNNNNNNNNNNNNNNNNNNNNNNNNNNNNNNNNNNNNNNNNNNNNNNNNNNNNNNNNNNNNNNNNNNNNNNNNNNNNNNNNNNNNNNNNNNNNNNNNNNNNNNNNNNNNNNNNNNNNNNNNNNNNNNNNNNNNNNNNNNNNNNNNNNNNNNNNNNNNNNNNNNNNNNNNNNNNNNNNNNNNNNNNNNNNNNNNNNNNNNNNNNNNNNNNNNNNNNNNNNNNNNNNNNNNNNNNNNNNNNNNNNNNNNNNNNNNNNNNNNNNNNNNNNNNNNNNNNNNNNNNNNNNNNNNNNNNNNNNNNNNNNNNNNNNNNNNNNNNNNNNNNNNNNNNNNNNNNNNNNNNNNNNNNNNNNNNNNNNNNNNNNNNNNNNNNNNNNNNNNNNNNNNNNNNNNNNNNNNNNNNNNNNNNNNNNNNNNNNNNNNNNNNNNACACAGTTTCCATTCATGTAATGACAGAGGTCTCACCTACAACCTTCAGATTGTAGGGATTTGTCGATACCATTCTTATTACCCAAACTCCCACTTGTGCTTGTAGCTGCAGAGTCTGGAAATTTCCCACTGACTGATATGAAATGATCGATGATCCTGTTGGGTTGGTTTCATCTTGAATCATACCTTTAAACAAAGCCAAGAAATAATGCAGACTAATTAAAACAGGGATCAGCATTTgcaaaactaacagaaacaaTACAGTGTTTCCATGCAGTACTTATCAGCTAGTAAAACGCATCACACATATTAAAGTGCTACCTGAAGGATCGATGAGTGTGAAATCAACAGAAGTCCCAGTGATGTAAATGATCAGGTTTGTTACAGACTCATCAACGACAAATGTGAAATTTTCAGTCTTTCCAGGGTCCCTGGCTGCTTGCAAAAGCAGAGCCTGCAAAATCAATCATCACTTTTGTAGCTGAAATTTTAAAACGTGAAACAGTAACAGCTGCACAAGAATATTTGTCCTTACCAGAGAGATGCTGATGGATTCTCTTATGACGCTGGTGGCCTCGAACAGCTGACTTTTTGTGACTTGGATAACCTGACCTCCTGAAGCCCGAGCCAGGTCTCTGTACAGCTGAAAGCCTTCACTCAATGCCACTTGGTTTACTAGTCGGTCGCCATCAACTCGTCTTCGGCGACGAGGCAGTACGTTAGTTAGCAAGAAGTTcacctgaaagaaaatgagTTGAATCTCTGTTAAATttgacataaacacaaaatgtctgttGAAGCTTCAACATTTCAAGAATTCCATTCAAATAGACGGTTAACTGTGTTTTAGGAGTTTTCCAAGAACTTTTTGACTttcttattgtgtgaatgcgGATTCAGTTtccacactgttgttttcctgttttgttttgttttttctctgtatatGTGTTGCAATTTGACTACTTCTGCATAAGTAGCCATTCACGTCTTTTAGCCAACATTTTGCTGCTGCTAGCTaaagttttgctacttttacattCTACCTatattttgctagttttagcttacagctagccttttgttacttttggcttttagctaatgttttgctgcttttaactgtCTTTACAGTTCTTGCTTTGTGCATATTCATGTTGGAATAGAAAAGAGCCTTCTCATGTGGCCTTTCACTATTGGTAGCTGgcaataatgaaaaataataatttactatGAATATTAATATTGGATGAATAACACTTTACCACTAAAATGCACAATAACTTCCTTCTTGTTTGATCAATTTGGACTCAAACTAAGTATTTAATTCCTGAATGGACTGGCAATGTACTGTACTGTTACTGTTTTCACACTAAAACTGCACTTCTGAACTGTTCAATATCTATAGTGTGAAGCATGTGAAGAGAAGTCCTGTTTTGCCACAGAATTACTCACCGTTGATTTTGTTGATTCTATGAGAGCAATCACTGCGTTTCTCAGGAATGCGTCTTTAGCCGTTGCATCCGTGAAGACGAATATCTCAGAACAAGGAGGGGAGCCAGTTAAAGCCAGCTACATGAAAAAAGGAtggaaatatttcttaaattttagcttttcttatGTTGTAAAATTGCGGAGTGTATATCTTATTGTAACGTTATGAGAGCACCTGAAGTCCTGAAAGACTAAGTTCTTCAAAATCTCCGCCTCCAATTGCTGTTAGTGAGTCGATGTAAGTGTCGAAAAGTTCTAGGTCTGTTGTCATCATCAGTGGCCCAAAACCTGGGATTCAGTGGAAGATACAcgtatgattttatttatcaccACTTTGTAATTTATATgtaatctttaatttttacaaacaacacaacacagctCAATAAAATGTGCTGAGTTGTTTCCATTGTGACAGTTAAAGCATGAAGTAAACGCAAAACACTGAGGgtataaataagaataaaaaatgtattaacaaTATGATAAAGTGCTTCTTAGAGTATAAGAATCTTACCTGGATCGTTGAAAGGTACAAGAATGTAAACTGAGGGCTCATCCTGTGTTCCCACTTTTCTGTCGATTATTGAAGATGTAACCGTCTTTACTGCTTCGATGTCGTCACTCATGCTTCCTGTCGTGTCAATTGCAAAACAAAGGGCTTTACCTCTGAAGAGTCCCATCATCCTGAGGGATAGAGAAAGAAATGCAGAGTAAAAAATAGTTCATTCCGTGTTAATCTACATAATGAATAGCAAGTATATAGGGTTAAATACTGAAGAAATGGTTTGTCCCCGGCAGCCCCTCgaatgtcctccagcagctcgtTGGTCGCAGCTATCGCCACATCTGCTGCTTGTCTGTGGAGATGTCCGTGTTCAGAGGTGAAAGAGTCTTTGTTGATCCCACCTGTAGGCTCAGTCCTACTTGTTCGATCAACAAAACCTCCATGGCTGCATTTTCCTGTTTATcatcatcagaaaaaaaaaatctgttttgtaacACATATTACTATGTACATAAAAAAGCTGCGTAAACACACTTATCAGACACAACAATAACACTGACACAGACATTGTGCAGGttctgtttgaccaaaaaggttGGAAAGCTGTCACAGTTCTAGGTTCTAAGTTACAGTTGTTCTTTTTTGGctacttttgatttgttttggcaTCTCCATTTCCTTCTTTATTTGTAGTATCTGCTTCTTGACAGTTCTGCTCTCCTGTCCCATGTCACACCTGAGTCTGTTTCATCATGAGATCGCATATTcctcctctgttttgtttttttgcttccaaaTTTTAGCATTCAAAACCTGTCCTcggtgcatgtttgttttgctttacagTTACAGTTCTGCCTGCCCTCTCCCGAACTCTTATTTTGGATTCTCAGCCTTTGTCtgcatttgttcttttgtaaGTAAAACTTTGTAAGACAGATCAGAGCTGTTTTTCTACTACGTCACACAGAAACGCTATCAGATGCTATCAGAGTTCTTGTGTCTTCAGACCACATCTCAAGCAGTTAAAGCTCTTTGTCATGTTCATCTATTTAACTGATGAAACACCAGTTTAACAGTTGTAAGATCAATCCTCATTACATGTTTAAATGAAGTGTAATCTGAAAAAAGGTGTCTTAATGAAACTTACCTGACAATTTTTTGgaggaaaacacagcaaaatatCCAGAAGTAAGTATCTTTTCATTCAAGATGTCCTCCAAAATGTTGTTAGTGCAGTCATCTCCGACACAGCTGCGACATGTTGCTCTTGTTGCTTCTGGAGATTCAAAGTTGGATGTGAGAGACACAGAAATTCACAGTAAACTAAAATTATCCCATATGTTTAGTAAATCTGTGAGTGTGATGCCCTTACCTGCTATGGTTCCAATGTTGGCATTGGCTCTGATCATATTGGAGTTTGGAGCGTTGTTGCCCAGTTCCACCCAGTTACTGTGACTGTAGAAATCCTTTAAAAAGGTAACAGAGACAAGATTACCTGCTGTCACTGCCTAACTGAATGCAATATCTGATTGTATTCAAGTTTTGGAAAACTAATAAACattgtgaatataaaaaaaaacaatgcaaagatAGTCTTTTTCAAAATCATCAGTCAAAATGTCCAATTTCAGCTCATAAACTGGCTGATTAGGAGGTGCAATAAAACTCATCTATAGGAGattaaaaatatctgtaaatctttgATCTGCTGGAACAAGATAGATTGCAGTATCaggattaaaggcctagcattccttgaagggatgcatatcgccctggGAGTAATTCTACAGTGTatctaaaaaaatcatcagaGCTGGAGTGTGGTTTGATCATGTGTTACAACAGCCTGCTATACTGTAGCTCCATGAAAgcaatgtgtttgtttgacaaGAAAATGGAGCAGAAATACCTGTAAGGTGTGGAGAACTCTTCCCAGAGTGGATGTTGCTGAAGCAAAGTTCTGTTGGCTGTTGGCAGCTTTTATGGCTGACAAACCATCTGTAATTAACTTCTGTCCGTCTGTTAACCTCTCGTCGTCACAGTGATAACTTGCattagacaaaaagaaaatgtctacGTTCTCATACACTATCCTTGTGATGGTTTTGAGGAAAGTTTTCAGTGATTTTGGTGCTTCACATGCAGCAGCAACAGAGTGACCAGACAGAGGCGTTTCCtgcagacacatacacacattcacagatgttttttattgcaCGTCAGGTTATCTTacagaatgaaaataaataataattatgctGTAGTTGTAATTCTCACAGGAAAGGAGAAGTCCTTGCCCTCAGACAGAGCCACAGCACGGCACACTTGTATTGTGACATTTAGGAGGGCTCTCTCTGTGATGACTTGGTGAGTGAAAGAAtgtcctgtttaaaaaaaaaaagaaagaaagaaattacatAATAGATGAAGACAATCTTTTTCAGTATATGAACACTTGAGCTCTTCGAAACATCATTTATCCTTTCCACAGCCAAGATTTCAGATGACTCAAATGTAATTCCTTCTTGGACAAATGATGTGACCTTTTGATTCATGCGGTTATCTGAAGTGGAAAACTTACTACGAGAAACTCCCATTTCAGATATGTACAATCTCATTGCTCCGATGTATGCTTTGTTGTAAATATTCAAAAGTCTGAAACAGTTTGGATAGTGTCAAAAATGTGAATAACAACAGAATGCAACGATTTGTGAATCTCATAAACACTTATTTTATTGACAATggaacatatcaaatgtttaaactaagaaactgtacaatttttaggaaaaaaacaaaagtaattttgaattttatgacatggggcagctgtggctcagtggttagtcTTTTTCTAACGAGGAAGTCGGGAGTTCAATTCCAGCAGTATgtagtcacatgttgaagtgtccttTGGGAATACACTGAAACCCTCGTTACCTCCGATGTGCTTCatctgtgtatgaatgtgatctaaagcactgattagacagTACAGAAGGATTTATCCAGATTAGCTTTGTGGAGTGCTGTATTGATAGTTAAttaaatatatctaaaaaagTAATTAGAGCTGGGAGTGTGGTTTGATGATGTGTTACAACAGCCTGCtatatgaaaacacaacatcaaaCATCCATAAGCTTCATTACCTGTTATGTGGAAACCATGAAGTCCAGTCTGCAGGAGCAGGAAACACAACCCAGTCAACCAAAACATCGCTGCAATGCCTGGAACAGACAAGGACAAGACACATTTTACAGGTTTTTCATCCCGTGgagaaacattttcagtgtttgtgtacACTGTAGCTGTATGTTGACAGACTCCAGAGTGGTTGATGTGAAATTGTGCAAACTGGTGTTCTCAAATTTGAGCGAAGCAACTTTTGCAAAAGTGTGCTGACCTCAACTAAAACAAATTCtgcaaaacaatataaatattaaaaagatgGAATAATTTCAACTCTTGTGCTgaattaaaagatttaaaagcacAGAAAGTCGAAGCCCGTCTGATATGTAGGGGCCGTTTGTGGACCAGTCTGGACCACAGGATGACTAAAAACAAGGAATCATTAAATCGAAAAACGGCTACAGCGCAATCAGCtgtacagatatggagctaaaatctgatgtggaaGTATCCTacactcattcacaacacatgctctgagcactaAAAGATGTTTCACATCATTTACCAGGTTTGACCAAGTTTGAAGCCGTCTGAGTTGTAATCTCAGTGAGACAGTCGAACAGTGATTTCAGTTACAACTAGAGACTGAAGGCAGATCTGAGTGTTGCAGGAATAGAAActgatgtcacctttttttttttaattgtaaatggaaaataaaatcgGCACAAGAAAAGATCCCTGGTGAACTCCACATGTGAGAGGGGTCGATGAAGAAACAGATTCTTCCAAGGCTTAAAGAGACAAACTGATTTCAAAATGCCACCAAGGaacataaaact belongs to Kryptolebias marmoratus isolate JLee-2015 linkage group LG13, ASM164957v2, whole genome shotgun sequence and includes:
- the LOC108248409 gene encoding von Willebrand factor A domain-containing protein 7-like; the encoded protein is MFWLTGLCFLLLQTGLHGFHITGHSFTHQVITERALLNVTIQVCRAVALSEGKDFSFPETPLSGHSVAAACEAPKSLKTFLKTITRIVYENVDIFFLSNASYHCDDERLTDGQKLITDGLSAIKAANSQQNFASATSTLGRVLHTLQDFYSHSNWVELGNNAPNSNMIRANANIGTIAEATRATCRSCVGDDCTNNILEDILNEKILTSGYFAVFSSKKLSGKCSHGGFVDRTSRTEPTGGINKDSFTSEHGHLHRQAADVAIAATNELLEDIRGAAGDKPFLQMMGLFRGKALCFAIDTTGSMSDDIEAVKTVTSSIIDRKVGTQDEPSVYILVPFNDPGFGPLMMTTDLELFDTYIDSLTAIGGGDFEELSLSGLQLALTGSPPCSEIFVFTDATAKDAFLRNAVIALIESTKSTVNFLLTNVLPRRRRRVDGDRLVNQVALSEGFQLYRDLARASGGQVIQVTKSQLFEATSVIRESISISLALLLQAARDPGKTENFTFVVDESVTNLIIYITGTSVDFTLIDPSGMIQDETNPTGSSIISYQSVGNFQTLQLQAQVGVWVIRMVSTNPYNLKVVGETSVIT